The following are encoded together in the Ralstonia insidiosa genome:
- the cyoE gene encoding heme o synthase, with protein MNTVATPTTSTQLPGWRHTASQYAALTKPRVTQLAVFCAVIGMFLATPGMVPWSVLIGGAVGIWLFAGAAFAINCLVERKIDAMMRRTAWRPSASGELGTRQILLFSLVLGGAGMWTLHVFANDLTMWLTFATFIGYAIIYTLLLKPATPQNIVIGGLSGAMPPALGWAAVANSVPAEAWILVLIIFTWTPPHFWALALYRRADYAKSGLPMLPITHGEKYTLLHILLYTLIMIAATILPFVHGMSGYIYLATALVLGGGFFAYAWRMYRNYSDALAQKTFRYSIIYLSILFAALLVDHYFKFGPTFTQGAAL; from the coding sequence ATGAATACTGTGGCAACCCCAACAACTTCCACTCAACTCCCCGGCTGGCGACACACTGCATCGCAGTATGCGGCGCTGACCAAGCCGCGCGTCACGCAGCTCGCCGTGTTCTGCGCCGTGATCGGCATGTTCCTGGCCACGCCGGGCATGGTGCCGTGGTCGGTGCTGATTGGCGGCGCGGTCGGCATCTGGCTGTTTGCCGGTGCGGCCTTTGCCATCAACTGCCTGGTCGAACGCAAGATCGACGCAATGATGCGCCGCACGGCGTGGCGCCCCTCTGCCAGCGGTGAGCTGGGCACGCGGCAGATCCTGCTGTTCTCATTGGTGCTGGGCGGCGCGGGCATGTGGACGCTGCACGTGTTCGCCAACGACCTGACGATGTGGCTGACTTTCGCCACCTTCATCGGCTACGCCATCATCTACACGCTGCTGCTCAAGCCGGCCACGCCGCAGAACATCGTGATCGGCGGTCTGTCGGGCGCGATGCCGCCGGCGCTGGGCTGGGCAGCTGTCGCCAACAGCGTGCCGGCCGAGGCGTGGATCCTGGTACTGATCATCTTCACCTGGACGCCCCCGCATTTCTGGGCGCTCGCGCTGTACCGCCGTGCCGACTACGCCAAGTCAGGCCTCCCGATGCTGCCGATCACCCACGGCGAGAAATACACGCTGCTGCACATCCTGCTGTACACGCTCATCATGATTGCCGCGACCATCCTGCCGTTCGTGCACGGCATGAGCGGCTATATCTACCTGGCGACGGCGCTGGTGCTGGGCGGCGGCTTCTTCGCCTATGCGTGGCGCATGTACCGCAACTATTCCGACGCGCTGGCGCAGAAGACCTTCCGCTACTCGATCATCTATCTGTCGATCCTGTTTGCGGCGCTGCTGGTGGATCACTACTTCAAGTTCGGGCCTACGTTCACCCAAGGCGCGGCGCTGTGA
- a CDS encoding diguanylate cyclase domain-containing protein translates to MVSRRLLVAIAGGIGAVLALIGLTVMVSWLLHWPRGVKIGSDHLVIVFATGLNLVLLGAGLAALVVGALRPSARWADRAACLAGGAVAVLCTLRLVEVVSGWPVAFDFPDVHVWLERDWLTGWIGGMHPSHALALATGAGALCLVPTARQAHRAQWLFALLGVSVLLCVGDLLGRAMALEYLYPAWLHWRASDVAAGCTLLVVAGVLCAALARYPRLFHIRLSPEDTLVWISGGCVVLAGLGATVTAFIIQVDSASVAFGNTRTRALSSYAEEFDQVLAMHAESPRLVATATPIQEALRHPTDNAARLHGERALAAYREQGYSYLQLRTLAGEGVISLGTEVSHPQLAIALHAGLAPERVTLQWNHGFAMRTETPVLVDGVQVGWLVAEQPLAHMTARYTTLPDAGATETLAMSGLDAAGRAMSFPQRFDAHIFELPRQTIEQRTLPLRLALAGRSGYGQWRDIHGVPTSLSYMPIGYTGLALISKISSAELYAPMRAQFERLAALMLCGIIGSVAAIRLTVRPFANRLAASERALRIANESLERRRDALRASREQLRLVADNVPAQLSYVDPDGVVRFASRTLLEAFGRTQDEMIDRHVSEIYTPEDYRTLLPYMTEVLAGYPVQFDITSLRTGKPRYLSGHYYPDYDDRGTLRGYFSVLQDLTARTTAEIALARSERALTLVLDNAPLLVSHINADGIFTFCNVTHARWLQRTPEEVCGQPAQDVFTPGTYALLAPYLTRAVRGETVEFEINAPWYEKPHAGSPRHRTRYLRGQLVPDAADCDCSAERCGFYAFVQDVTEAKRSEMELSRMARFDALTGLANRYELYERLRTALERRQRQPAPMGVLYLDVDHFKHINDTYGHAAGDAVLVEVARRLQQAVRRTDTVARLAGDEFVILLDPIDAPDDALHTAHKVVSAVRPPILLRGGASLHVTASIGVACPAPDISDPDVVLREADRALYWAKSRGRNTAA, encoded by the coding sequence ATGGTTTCTCGCCGCCTGCTTGTCGCCATAGCTGGCGGCATCGGCGCTGTTCTCGCGCTGATTGGGCTGACCGTCATGGTCAGCTGGCTGCTGCATTGGCCGCGCGGCGTGAAGATCGGCAGCGACCACTTGGTGATCGTCTTTGCAACGGGGCTGAACCTTGTGCTGCTGGGTGCAGGCCTCGCCGCGCTGGTGGTCGGCGCGCTGCGGCCCAGTGCGCGCTGGGCGGATCGGGCTGCGTGCCTGGCCGGTGGTGCGGTGGCCGTGCTGTGCACGCTGCGCCTGGTGGAGGTGGTGAGCGGCTGGCCCGTGGCGTTCGATTTTCCTGACGTGCACGTCTGGCTGGAGCGCGACTGGCTGACGGGCTGGATCGGCGGTATGCACCCGAGCCACGCCCTGGCGCTGGCCACGGGCGCGGGCGCGCTGTGTCTTGTCCCGACCGCACGGCAGGCGCATCGCGCGCAGTGGCTGTTCGCGTTGCTAGGCGTGTCGGTCCTGCTCTGCGTTGGAGACCTGCTTGGCCGCGCGATGGCACTGGAGTATCTGTACCCGGCCTGGCTGCATTGGCGCGCCTCCGACGTGGCGGCCGGCTGCACGCTGCTCGTGGTGGCGGGCGTGCTGTGCGCGGCACTAGCCCGGTATCCGCGCCTGTTCCACATCCGGCTGTCGCCAGAGGACACCCTCGTCTGGATCAGCGGCGGCTGCGTGGTGCTGGCGGGCCTGGGCGCTACCGTCACGGCCTTCATCATCCAGGTCGATAGCGCCAGCGTGGCATTCGGCAATACGCGAACGCGCGCGCTGTCGAGCTATGCCGAAGAGTTTGACCAGGTGCTGGCGATGCACGCGGAGAGCCCGCGGCTGGTAGCTACCGCCACACCCATCCAGGAGGCGCTGCGCCATCCCACCGACAACGCGGCCCGTCTGCACGGCGAGCGTGCGCTGGCGGCCTATCGCGAGCAGGGCTACTCATACCTGCAACTGCGCACGCTGGCCGGCGAGGGCGTCATCAGCCTTGGCACCGAGGTGTCGCACCCGCAACTGGCGATTGCACTGCACGCTGGCCTGGCGCCCGAGCGCGTCACGCTGCAGTGGAACCACGGCTTTGCCATGCGCACCGAAACGCCGGTCCTGGTGGACGGCGTACAGGTCGGCTGGCTGGTTGCTGAGCAGCCGCTGGCCCATATGACGGCCCGCTACACCACCCTGCCCGATGCAGGCGCAACCGAAACGCTGGCCATGTCGGGGCTCGATGCGGCCGGCCGTGCGATGTCGTTTCCGCAGCGCTTCGATGCGCACATCTTCGAGTTGCCGAGACAGACCATCGAACAGCGGACGCTGCCCTTGCGCCTGGCGCTGGCGGGCCGGTCGGGCTACGGCCAATGGCGCGACATTCATGGCGTGCCGACCTCGCTCAGCTATATGCCCATCGGCTACACGGGCCTGGCGTTGATCAGCAAGATTTCCAGCGCCGAGCTTTATGCGCCCATGCGCGCCCAGTTCGAGCGGCTGGCGGCGCTCATGCTGTGCGGGATCATCGGCAGCGTGGCGGCCATCCGGCTGACGGTGCGGCCGTTTGCCAACCGGCTAGCGGCGTCGGAGCGGGCCCTGCGCATCGCCAACGAGAGCCTGGAGCGCCGGCGCGACGCTCTGCGCGCCAGCCGCGAGCAACTGCGCCTGGTGGCCGACAACGTGCCCGCGCAGCTCAGCTATGTCGATCCCGACGGCGTCGTCCGCTTTGCCAGCCGTACACTGCTGGAGGCGTTTGGCCGCACGCAGGACGAGATGATCGACCGCCACGTCAGCGAGATCTACACGCCCGAGGACTACCGCACGCTGCTGCCCTACATGACCGAGGTGCTGGCTGGCTATCCGGTGCAGTTCGACATCACCTCGCTGCGCACCGGCAAGCCGCGCTACCTGAGCGGCCATTACTACCCCGACTACGACGACCGCGGCACGCTACGTGGCTACTTCTCGGTGCTGCAGGATCTGACCGCGCGCACCACAGCCGAAATCGCCCTCGCCCGCAGCGAACGCGCGCTCACACTGGTGCTCGACAACGCCCCGCTGCTGGTCTCGCACATCAACGCTGATGGCATCTTCACCTTCTGCAACGTCACCCACGCACGCTGGCTGCAGCGCACGCCCGAGGAGGTCTGCGGCCAGCCGGCGCAGGACGTCTTCACGCCGGGCACCTATGCGCTGCTGGCGCCGTATCTGACCCGCGCGGTGCGGGGCGAGACGGTCGAGTTCGAGATCAACGCGCCGTGGTATGAGAAGCCGCACGCCGGCAGCCCGCGCCACCGCACGCGCTATCTGCGTGGCCAGCTCGTTCCGGATGCGGCGGATTGCGATTGCAGCGCCGAGCGCTGCGGCTTCTACGCCTTCGTGCAGGACGTGACCGAGGCCAAGCGCAGCGAAATGGAGCTCTCGCGCATGGCCCGCTTCGATGCGCTCACCGGCCTGGCCAATCGCTACGAACTCTACGAGCGCCTGCGCACCGCGCTGGAGCGCCGCCAGCGCCAGCCTGCTCCCATGGGCGTGCTGTACCTGGACGTGGATCACTTCAAGCACATCAACGACACCTACGGCCACGCCGCGGGGGATGCGGTGCTGGTGGAAGTCGCCCGCCGCCTGCAGCAGGCCGTCCGCCGCACGGACACCGTCGCCCGTCTCGCAGGTGACGAATTCGTCATCCTCCTGGACCCGATCGACGCCCCGGATGATGCGCTGCACACCGCACACAAGGTGGTGAGCGCGGTTCGCCCGCCGATCCTCCTGCGCGGCGGTGCGTCGCTGCATGTGACGGCGAGCATCGGGGTGGCGTGCCCAGCACCGGATATCAGTGATCCCGACGTGGTTTTGCGTGAAGCGGACCGTGCACTTTATTGGGCCAAGTCACGCGGGCGCAACACGGCGGCATAA
- a CDS encoding OsmC family protein, translating into MTIVVSKDTEGLFRHKVTFPEGVTFYTDVPKPTGEGSAPDPHAYFDAALASCKALTVTLYARQRKYPLDSIDVAVEHDGSQERQGRYKLRTVLTLHGDLTDEQRADLLRVAGKCPIHKLMTEVEISVDTELAARA; encoded by the coding sequence ATGACCATCGTCGTCAGCAAAGACACCGAAGGCCTGTTCCGTCACAAAGTCACCTTTCCCGAAGGCGTCACGTTCTATACCGACGTCCCCAAGCCCACCGGCGAGGGCAGCGCACCCGACCCGCACGCCTACTTCGACGCCGCACTGGCGAGCTGCAAGGCGCTGACCGTCACGCTCTACGCCCGGCAGCGCAAATATCCGCTGGACTCCATCGACGTGGCTGTCGAGCATGACGGCAGCCAGGAGCGCCAGGGCCGCTACAAGCTGCGCACCGTGCTGACCCTGCACGGCGACTTGACCGACGAGCAGCGCGCCGACCTGCTGCGCGTGGCCGGCAAGTGCCCGATCCACAAGCTGATGACCGAGGTCGAGATCAGCGTCGACACAGAACTCGCCGCACGCGCCTGA
- a CDS encoding SCO family protein gives MLSFRHFRAVLFAALAATVLALTACSDKPAFKNLDITGAKSFGKDFSLTDHTGKRRTLADFRGKVVVMFFGYTHCPDVCPTTLAELRAVMDTLGKDADRVQVLFVTVDPERDTQDLLAKYVPAFDPRFIGLRPADEAELKKVASDFKVFYSKVPGSKPDNYTMDHTAGSYMFDTKGNLRLFIKHGQGPEPIAHDVKLLLNE, from the coding sequence ATGCTCTCTTTCCGACACTTTCGCGCCGTTCTGTTTGCCGCATTGGCCGCCACCGTGCTGGCGCTGACGGCTTGCAGCGACAAGCCTGCCTTCAAGAACCTCGACATCACCGGTGCGAAGAGCTTCGGCAAGGATTTCTCGCTGACCGACCACACCGGCAAGCGCCGCACGCTGGCGGACTTTCGCGGCAAGGTCGTCGTGATGTTCTTCGGCTACACGCATTGCCCGGATGTTTGCCCGACCACGCTGGCTGAACTGCGCGCCGTAATGGACACCCTCGGCAAGGATGCCGATCGCGTGCAGGTGCTGTTCGTCACTGTCGACCCCGAGCGCGATACGCAAGACCTGTTGGCCAAGTACGTGCCGGCGTTCGACCCGCGCTTCATCGGCCTGCGCCCGGCCGACGAGGCGGAGCTGAAGAAGGTCGCGTCCGACTTCAAGGTGTTCTACAGCAAGGTGCCGGGCAGCAAGCCCGACAACTACACGATGGATCACACTGCAGGTAGCTACATGTTCGACACGAAGGGCAATCTGCGTCTGTTCATCAAGCATGGTCAGGGTCCTGAGCCGATCGCGCATGACGTCAAACTGCTGCTGAACGAGTGA
- the rpoH gene encoding RNA polymerase sigma factor RpoH has product MNAVIPVNTVSPIAAQQSSGNAWALAFPGNLGNIDAYIQSVNRVPMLSAEEEQRLAREYRDNDDLDSARRLVLSHLRLVVSIARQYLGYGLPHADLIQEGNIGLMKAVKRFDPDQGVRLVSYAMHWIKAEMHEYILKNWRMVKVATTKAQRKLFFNLRSHKQDAQATFSPDEISAVAAELNVKGAEVREMETRLSGGDIALEGQMDDGEESFAPIAYLADTHNEPTRVIESRSQDRMQSEGIETALAKLDDRSRRIIEARWLNVNDDGSGGATLHELADEFGVSAERIRQIESAAMKKMKGALQAFA; this is encoded by the coding sequence GTGAACGCAGTCATTCCCGTGAATACCGTCTCCCCCATCGCCGCGCAGCAGTCTTCGGGCAACGCGTGGGCACTGGCCTTCCCCGGCAACCTCGGCAACATTGACGCCTACATCCAGAGCGTCAACCGGGTGCCGATGCTGTCGGCCGAAGAAGAACAACGTCTGGCCCGCGAGTACCGCGACAACGACGATCTCGATTCGGCGCGCCGTCTGGTGCTCTCGCACCTGCGCCTCGTGGTGTCCATCGCCCGCCAGTACCTCGGCTACGGCCTGCCGCATGCCGACCTGATCCAGGAAGGCAACATCGGCCTGATGAAGGCCGTCAAGCGCTTCGACCCGGATCAGGGTGTGCGTCTCGTCTCGTACGCGATGCACTGGATCAAGGCCGAGATGCACGAGTACATCCTGAAGAACTGGCGCATGGTCAAGGTGGCGACCACCAAGGCCCAGCGCAAGCTGTTCTTCAATCTGCGCAGCCATAAGCAGGATGCGCAGGCGACCTTCTCGCCGGACGAGATCAGCGCTGTAGCGGCCGAACTCAACGTCAAGGGCGCCGAAGTGCGCGAGATGGAAACGCGCCTCTCGGGTGGCGACATTGCGCTGGAAGGCCAGATGGACGACGGCGAGGAATCCTTCGCCCCGATCGCCTACCTGGCGGACACGCACAACGAGCCGACCCGGGTGATCGAGTCGCGCAGCCAGGATCGCATGCAAAGCGAAGGCATCGAAACGGCGCTGGCCAAGCTGGACGACCGCAGCCGCCGCATCATCGAAGCCCGCTGGCTGAACGTGAACGACGACGGATCGGGCGGCGCCACGCTGCACGAGCTGGCTGACGAGTTCGGCGTCTCGGCCGAGCGCATCCGCCAGATCGAATCGGCCGCGATGAAGAAGATGAAGGGTGCGCTGCAGGCGTTTGCCTAA
- a CDS encoding pirin family protein yields MTSIQHIIGPHVRDLGGFSVKRVLPSAARQTVGPFIFFDHMGPVDFPPGEGIDVRPHPHIGLATVTYLFDGSMVHRDSLGSVQTIVPGDVNWMTAGNGIAHSERSTPEAREKGARLHGIQTWVALPKDQEKVEPSFAHHGADTLPKLDCPGVQGVVIAGDAFGLTSPVKVNSRTLYVALELAAGASLVIPPEHEDRGLYLVDGAVTIDGEALDLQHLAVLEPGGDVTLTAQVSSRVMLLGGEPTDGHRHIYWNFVASDRADIEDAKQRWENDAFAHVPGETERIPLPSK; encoded by the coding sequence ATGACTTCCATCCAGCACATCATCGGCCCGCACGTACGCGACCTGGGCGGCTTCTCGGTCAAGCGCGTGCTGCCCTCGGCGGCGCGCCAGACGGTCGGCCCATTCATCTTCTTCGATCACATGGGGCCGGTGGACTTCCCGCCCGGCGAGGGCATTGACGTGCGCCCGCACCCGCACATCGGCCTGGCCACCGTCACCTACCTGTTTGACGGCAGCATGGTCCACCGTGACAGCCTAGGCAGCGTGCAGACTATCGTCCCCGGTGATGTGAACTGGATGACCGCCGGCAACGGCATCGCCCATTCCGAGCGCTCGACACCCGAGGCGCGTGAGAAGGGCGCCCGCCTGCACGGCATCCAGACCTGGGTGGCGCTGCCGAAGGATCAGGAAAAGGTTGAGCCGAGCTTTGCGCACCATGGCGCCGACACGCTGCCCAAGCTCGACTGCCCCGGCGTGCAGGGCGTGGTCATCGCAGGGGATGCGTTTGGGCTGACGTCGCCCGTGAAGGTCAATTCGCGCACGTTGTATGTGGCGCTGGAACTGGCAGCGGGGGCATCGCTGGTGATCCCGCCCGAGCATGAAGACCGCGGTCTGTATCTCGTCGACGGCGCCGTCACGATCGACGGCGAGGCGCTCGACCTGCAGCATCTGGCCGTGCTCGAACCCGGCGGCGACGTGACGCTCACCGCGCAGGTGTCGTCACGCGTGATGCTGCTGGGCGGCGAGCCAACCGACGGCCACCGCCACATCTACTGGAACTTCGTCGCCAGCGACCGTGCTGACATCGAAGACGCCAAGCAGCGTTGGGAGAACGACGCCTTCGCCCACGTGCCCGGCGAGACGGAGCGCATTCCGCTGCCGTCCAAGTAA